One stretch of Corynebacterium auriscanis DNA includes these proteins:
- a CDS encoding DUF6676 family protein yields MIPSFVNIDAVVASLSDAQIFIDPNFPRANSISENEMQRIIKDVQSGASKEKYGEVKVALLGRALSPTGMRDVAQRIKDELGANTVIVKSPGGGATVADNFSRYNLESNTHLMYKGSTTEGLQSYMAAIGEHRDPDMAVNAVGLTSVILGIAITATATRLTMKRGMKHS; encoded by the coding sequence ATGATTCCCTCTTTCGTCAACATTGATGCGGTCGTCGCCTCTTTATCCGACGCCCAAATCTTCATCGACCCGAACTTCCCTCGGGCTAATTCAATCAGTGAAAACGAGATGCAGAGGATCATCAAGGACGTACAGAGCGGGGCGTCGAAAGAAAAATACGGCGAGGTTAAGGTGGCGCTGCTAGGGCGTGCCCTCAGCCCAACGGGCATGCGCGATGTCGCACAGAGAATTAAGGACGAGCTGGGCGCGAACACCGTCATCGTGAAGTCACCGGGTGGTGGCGCGACGGTAGCGGATAATTTTTCGCGTTACAACTTAGAATCCAACACCCACCTTATGTACAAGGGATCCACAACCGAGGGATTGCAATCTTATATGGCAGCGATTGGGGAGCATCGCGATCCCGACATGGCCGTCAACGCTGTGGGCTTGACGAGTGTGATTTTAGGCATTGCTATTACAGCTACAGCAACGCGACTCACCATGAAGCGCGGTATGAAGCACAGCTAG